The genomic segment CCCTGCACGCGACGGGGAACCATTACGAGGCCGGCGAGGAAGTTTCGACGTGCCCGCAACGCCCCGACCCGGACTCGCGCCCCCCACCGAAGCCCCTTCCCCCGCCATCATCCTTCATCCATCATCCATTCGTCATCTACAAAGCCAGCTCGCCGTCACCGCCTTCGGCATACATCCCGACCAGTTCCCACAACGTCCTCACTCCGAACCCCGTGCCCCCTGGCCTGAAGACCGAGGCGTTCTCGTCGGTCCAGGCCGGGCCGGCGATGTCCAGATGGGCCCAGTCCACGCCCTCGGGCACGAAGTTCTTCAGGAACATGGCCGCGTAGATGGCCCCGCCCTCGCGCGTGGCGATGTTCTTCAGGTCCGCCACGTCGCTTTTCAGCGGCACGCCGTATTCGGCCCACAGGGGCATGGGCCAGTAGCGCTCGCCCACGCGGCTGCCGCCCTCGCGGATGCGCTGGTCAAGTTCGGCCGTGGTGGCGAACACGGCGGCGACCTTGGTGCCCAGGGCTACGAGGCAGGCGCCGGTCAGGGTGGCCAGGTCCACCAGGATCTCGGGCTCGAAGCGCGCGCTGTAGGCCAGGGCGTCGGCCAGGATGAGGCGGCCTTCGGCGTCGGTGTTGAGTATCTCGACGGTCTTGCCGTTCATGGCCGTGACCACGTCGCCGGGTTTGGTGGCCCTGCTGCCCGGCACGTTCTCGGTGCATGGCAGCAGCCCCACCACGCGCCGCGGCGCCCCGCCGGCCAGGCCGATGGTCTTGAACAGACCCAGGATGGCGGCCGCGCCGGCCATGTCGCCCTTCATCTCGTGCATCTTGGCCGCGGGCTTGAGGGAAATGCCGCCCGTGTCGAAGGTCACGCCCTTGCCGACGAAGACCAGGGGACGGCCGCCGTCCGGGTCCGAGTCCAAGACAATGAAGCGGGCCGGCGTGTCGCTGCCGCGGAAGACCGAGGCGAAGGAGCCCATGCCCATGGCGATGATCTCCTCTGGCCCGAAGGCCTGCACGCTGAAGCCGAACTGCACGGCCAAACCGTGGGCCACGCCGGCGAGATGCTCGGGCGTGGCCACGTTGGACGGGGTGTTGACCAGGTCGCGCGCCAGGCGCACGCCTTCGGCCACGGCCATGGCGCGGTCC from the Desulfomicrobium escambiense DSM 10707 genome contains:
- a CDS encoding leucyl aminopeptidase → MNIEIFRSCDESGGATLVMFRSEGASWAEEDREMLTALGVDPDMAFSGKAGRTRLCSGAAGSCLLVGLGRADEVDADAFRSAVGTAVRAAAGQELTRMAVDAGHLDRLGLDGDMAAECVTDVLLAGYRFTAFKSDPGEDDAPASFAILGGDEDMRARLDRAMAVAEGVRLARDLVNTPSNVATPEHLAGVAHGLAVQFGFSVQAFGPEEIIAMGMGSFASVFRGSDTPARFIVLDSDPDGGRPLVFVGKGVTFDTGGISLKPAAKMHEMKGDMAGAAAILGLFKTIGLAGGAPRRVVGLLPCTENVPGSRATKPGDVVTAMNGKTVEILNTDAEGRLILADALAYSARFEPEILVDLATLTGACLVALGTKVAAVFATTAELDQRIREGGSRVGERYWPMPLWAEYGVPLKSDVADLKNIATREGGAIYAAMFLKNFVPEGVDWAHLDIAGPAWTDENASVFRPGGTGFGVRTLWELVGMYAEGGDGELAL